CACCGCACCCCGACGACTTCGACCCGGACCGCACCGGCCGGGCGAGCGTGGTCGAGGTGCGCGGCACCGTGCACTGGGTGACCCACCGCGACGGCCCGGTCCGGGCGCTGGCCGAGCAGCCGGGCGTGCGAGCCCGCCTGCCGCGCGTGGTCGGCGACGGCGTCGTGTGGGTCACCGACGCCGACGGCGAGGAGAGCCTGGAGTTCGCCCCGGTCGGCGGCGTCGAGCCGGGCAACGAACCGCGCCGGGTGGCCGTCGGCAGGCTCGGCCGGGTGCTGGAGCTGGCCGTCTCCCCGGACGGCCGCCGGCTCGCGGTCGCCACGCACGACGGCAGGCTGCTGCTGGTCGAGGTCGAGTCCGGCGAGGTGCGCGAGGTCCTGTCGGGGGCGAACCCGCACGTCAGCGACCTGGCCTTCGCCCCGGACTCGAACTGGCTGGCCTGGTCCCACCCCGGCCCGCGCCCGCTCCAGCACATCCGGATGACCAACACCACCGACCTGTCGGTCGTGGACGTCACGCCGCTGCGCTTCTCCGACTTCTCGCCCGCGTTCACCGAGGACGGCCGGTACCTGGCGTTCCTGTCGGTCCGCAGCTTCGACCCGGTCTACGACGCGCACGTGTTCGACCTGTCCTTCCCCACCGGCTGCCGCCCCTACCTGGTGCCGCTCGCGGCGACCACGCCGTCGCCGTTCGACCCGCTGCGCCTGGGCCGCCCGGTCGGCGACGACCCGGCCGACAAGGACAAGGAGAAGGACGACGAGAACCCGATCACCGTGGTCGACCTGGACGGGTTGGCCGACCGCGTGGTGACCGTGCCCGTCGCCGCCGCCCGCTACGCCGGCCTCACCGCGGCCAAGGGCGGCCTGCTGTGGCTGCGCTCGTCGGTGCGCGGCGTGCTGGGCGACGGCCTGGCCGACGGCGGCCACCCGCCGCGCGCCGTGCTGGAGCGGTTCGACCTGGCCAAGTCGCGCACCGACGTGCTGGTCGACGGCGTGGACGCGTTCGCGGTGACCGGCGACGGCCAGCGGATGGTCGTCCAGGACGGCGACGACCTGCGGGTCGTGCCCGCCGACCGGAAGGTCGACGCGGAGGACACCGACTCGGTGGACGTGGACCTGTCCCGGGTGCGGGTGGTGGTCGACCGGGCGGCCGAGTGGCGGCAGGCGTACGCCGAGGCCGGCCGGCTCATGCGGGACAACTTCTGGCGCACCGACATGGGCGGCGTGGACTGGGCGGGCGTGCTGGAGCGCTACCGGCCCCTGGTGGACCGGCTCGGCAGCTACGCCGACCTGGTCGACCTGCTGTGGGAGGTGCAGGGCGAGCTGGGCACGTCCCACGCCTACGTCATCCCCTCCGGCAGCCCGCGCGGGCGGACCGTCGGCCTGCTCGGCGCCGACCTGGAGCGGGACGAGCACGGCGCGTGGCGCGTGCTGCGGGTCATCCCCGGCGAGACGTCGGACCCGGCGGCGCGGTCGCCGCTGGCCGCGCCCGGGGTCGCGGTGCGCGCCGGTGACGCGGTCGTGGCCGTGGACGGGCGGCAGGTCGACCCGGTGACCGGCCCCGCGCCGCTGCTGGTGGGCACGGCGGGCAAGCCGGTGGAGCTGACCGTGCGGCCGGGCGGCGGCGGCGAGCCGCGGCGCGTCGTGGTGGTGCCGCTGGCGGACGACGAGCCGCTGCGCTACCACGCGTGGGTGGCCGACCGGCGGGCCCGCGTGCACGAGCTGTCCGGCGGGCGCGTCGGGTACCTGCACGTGCCGGACATGACCGGCGCCGGCTGGGCGCAGCTGCACCGCGACCTGCGGGTGGAGCTGGCCCGCGAGGCGGTCGTGCTGGACGTGCGCGAGAACGGCGGCGGGCACACCTCCGAGCTGGTCGTGGAGAAGCTGGGGCGCCGGATCATCGGCTGGTCGGTGGCCCGCGGGTACACCACGGCCGACAGCTACCCCGGTGACGCGCCGCGCGGGCCCGTGGTGGCCATCGCGGACGAGTTCGCCGGGTCGGACGGCGACATCGTGAACGTGGCGATCAAGGAGATGGGCATCGGGCCGGTGGTCGGCACCCGCACGTGGGGCGGGGTGATCGGCATCGACATGAGGTACTCGCTGGTCGACGGGACGCTGGTGACCCAGCCCCGGTACGCGACGTGGTTCGCCGGGCCGGGGTGGGGCGTGGAGAACCACGGCGTCGACCCGGACGTGGAGGTGGTGGTGACGCCGCAGGACCGGGTGGCCGGGCGCGACCCGCAGCTCGACACCGCGGTCCGGCTGGCCCTGGAGGCGCTGGAGGTGCGCCCGGCCGCGGTCCCGCCCGAGCTGCCGCCGCTCACCTGATCGAGATCACCTGGGCGTGTGATCTCGCGGTGGTTGCGACCGCCGGTCCTTACCCGATCATGAGTAGCACGCGAGATCGGGGTCGGGGGTTCGGTGAGTCATCGTTTGTCGCCGCGTTCGGGGCGCGGGTGCTTCTTGGCGGTGGTGGTGCTGCCGCTCGCGGCGGCAGGCGGGGTCGCGGCGCTGGTGCTGGCGTTCCGGCAGCCCGACCCGGCGGCCGACCGGGCGGGCGGCGAGGTGGTCGTGACGGCGCGGCCGACGCAGGTGAGCGCGCGGGCCGGCGTGCCGCCCGCACCGCTGACGCAGGCGGTCCTGTCCGAGGTGACGGGCGCGGTGACGGGCGCGCAGCCGGACCGCCGGGAGGTCCGCACCGGCGAGTGGCCGCCGACCCGCGGCCGGTGGCCCGGCGTGCTGCCCCGGTGGGGCGAGCCGTTCCGGCCGGACGGGTCGCCGCGCCCGGGGGGCGCCCCGCCGGTCCACGACGTGCTGCCGCCGATCGGCGAGGTGCTGCCGCCGGCGCCGGTGACCACGACGGTGGGCGGCGCGGTGCCGGACCCCACGTCGGCGGACCCCACGCAGGCGCCGACCACGCCGCCGGACCGGCCCACCTCCGCGCCGGTCGGGTCGACCGCGCCCGGCACGCCGACGACCGAGCCCGGGACGGTGCCCGGCAACCCGCCCGGCGGCCCTTCCGGCAACCCGACGGGCGGCCCTTCCGGCACCGCGCCGGGGACGACACCCGGCACCCCACCCGGGACCACGCCGGGGACGACGGCACCCACCGGTCGACCCGAGCCCGGCCGCGCGGTGCGGCCGGGCTGAGGTTCCGGGCCCGGAGTGCCGGGCCTTGGAGTGCTGGGCCTTGAGTTCCGGGTCCGAGGTCCCGGGTCCGGCGTGCCGGGTCCGAGGTTCCGGGGTCGGAGTGCCGGGCCCGGAGCCCCGGGCCGGTTCCCGCGGTCCCGATCAGCCGCCGGATCGGCCCTCGAACAGGGTGTCGCCCCAGAACCCGCCCTCGCGCACCCCCGGCGGCACGGCGAAGTGCCCCGAACCGGTGTGCTCCAGGTACTCCATCATCCTGTCCTTGGTCGACAGCGCCATCTGCATGGGCACGAACTGCCTGCCGGTGTCCCGGTTGAAGCAGACGAAGAACAGCCCCGCGTCGAGGTGCCCCAGCCCGTCGGTCCCGTCCGTGAAGTTGTACCCCCGGCGCAGGATCCGCACGCCGCCCAGGTGCTCGGCGGAGGCCAGCCGCACGTGCGCGTCCTCCTTGACCAGGTACTCGCCGCCCGCGCCCTTCACGTGCAGGTCGACCGGGTCGAACTCGGCGAGCTGCCCGAGCGGCGCCCCGGTGCCCTTGGCCCGCCCGACGACCGCCTCCTGCTCGGCCAGCGACGTGCGGTCCCAGACCTCGACGTGCATCCGGATCCGCCGCGCCACCAGGTAGGTGCCGCCGACCAGCCAGTCCGGGCCGTCGCCGGGGGCGACCCACACGTGCTCGCGCAGCGCGTCGGCGTCCTCGGCCTTGATGTTGTTCGTGCCGTCCTTGAAGCCGAACAGGTTGCGCGGCGTGCTCTGGGACGTGGAGGTGGAGGAGGTGCGGCCGAACCCGAGCTGCGACCACCGCACCCGCACCCGCCCGAACCCGATGCGCACCAGGTTGCGGATGGCGTGCACGGCCACCTGCGGGTCGTTCGCGCACGCCTGGAGGCACAGGTCGCCGCCGCACCGCCGCTCGTCGAGGTCGTCGGACGGGAACCGGGGCAGCTCGACCAGCTTCGGCGGCCTGCGGTCGGCCAGGCCGAACCGGTGGTCGAACAGCGACGGGCCGAAGCCGAGGGTGAGGGTCAGCGCGGACGCGGGCAGGTCGAGCGCCTCGCCGGTGTCCTCGGGCGGTGCCTGGGGGCTGCCGCCGACCGCGCCGCCCTCGGCGGCCTCCTGCCCGGCGGTCATCCGGCGGGCCGCCGCGGTCCACTCCCGCAGCAGGTCGACCAGCTCGGCGCGGTCGTCGGTGGTCACGTCGAGCGCGACGAAGTGCATCCGGTCCTGCGCGGGCGTGGTGATGCCCGCCTGGTGCTCGCCGTGGAACGGCACGGCCTCGGCGCCGGTCGGCCGCACCCGCTCGGACGACGCCGCCCCGCCGACCAGCGCGCCGGCCGCCGCGCCCGCGCCCGCCAGGGCCGCGCCGGCCCCGGCGAACCCGAGGAGCCTGCGCCGGGGCAGGCCGCCGGTCACCGCGACACCACCTCGGCGACGCGGCTGATCGGCTCGCCGAGCGCGTCCACGGCCGCCGACAGCGCCTGCACGTCCGACTCGCCCAGCGCGGTGTAGAGCCGGAAGCCGTCGCCGTCGCGGTAGGTCTCCAGCAGGTCGTCGAGCGCCTTGAACTTCTGGTCCACGGTCGCCGCCAGCGCCGCGTCCCGCTCCTCGATCACCGGCCGCAGCGCGGCGACGGCGGCCTGCGAGCCGTCGACGTTGGCGCGGAAGTCCCACAGGTCGGTGTGCGAGTAGCGGTCCTCCTCGCCGGTGATCTTGCCGGTGGCGACCTCGTCCAGCAGCTCCTTGGCGCCGTTGGCCAGCTGCAGCGGGGTCAGCTCGACGGCCTTGGCCTTCGCGACGACCTCCTTGACGTCGGTGAGCAGCCGGTCGGCGATCGAGGCGGTGTCGGCCTGCGGGCCGGCCTGCCAGAGGTCCTTCTCCAGGCGGTGGAAGCCGGTGAACTCCACGCCCTCCTCGATGACGTCCTCGCGGCCGTCGACCTTCGGGTCGAGGTCGCCGAAGCTCTCCGCGACGGGCTCGATGCGCTCCCAGTAGGTGCGCGCGACCGGGTAGAGCGCCTTGGCCCGCTCCACGTCACCGGCCTTGACCGCGTCGACGAACTCGGTGGTCTTGGCCAGCAGGCCGTCGGCCTGGGAGTTGACGTACCGCTGGTAGCCCTTGGTGGCCTCGGCGAGCGCGGCGTCGGCGTCGGCGGACTTCCTCGCCTCGCCGTCGACGGTGAACGCGCCGCGGATGCCGTCGCCCTTCATGCCCGGCTTGCACGCGGTCTGGAGCTCGCCCGCCTCGGTGACCTCCACGATCAGCCGCCGGGTGAGGCCGGGCCCGATGTTCTCGACCTCGCCGAGGATGCGGTCGCCGGGGGCGTAGAGGTAGAACTCGGTGACCTTGGTGCCCTTGTTGGTGACCTCGAAGGTGACGTTGCCGGTCTTCGCGCTGGTGCGGGCGACCTTGCAGGCGTCGTCGGTGGCCTCGACGGCGATCGGGCCGTCGGCACCCGCGGTGGTCTCCGGTCCGCCGCACGCGGCGAGCAGGAGCAGCGACGCGGCGGTGAGCGCACGGGCGGTCGTGGGCACGGGTGGTTCTCCGGTTTCAGCTACGCGCGCCGGCGGCGGCGCGGGTTCTCGGGCGGATCAGGAACAGCGGCAGGACGACCAGCACGTAGGCGCTCCAGGCGGCGGCCTGGAGGACCGTGGTGCGCTGGGAGTAGTTGAAGATCCCCTTGAGCAGCGCGCCGTACCAGGAGTCCTCCGGGACGGTGTCACCCAGGTCGAAGGCCAGCACGTCGAGGCCGGGCAGGATGGCCGCCTCCTGGAGGTCGTGCAGGCCGTAGGCGAGCACGCCCGCCGCCACGAACACCAGCAGCGCGCCGGTCCAGGTGAAGAACGCGCCGAGGTCGAACCGGATCGCGCCCCGGTAGAGCAGGTACGCGAGTGCGACGGCCACGCCGATGCCGACCAGGAAGCCGATCAGCGGCTGCACCGTGCTGCCCGCGGCCTGGACGCTGGAGTAGAAGAACACGGCGGTCTCCAGCCCCTCGCGCCCGACCGCGAGGAACGCCAGCACGACCACCGCCAGGGGGCCGACCTCCAGGGCCCGGTCGAGCTTGCCGCGCAGGTCGGCGGCGATGGTGCGGGCGGTGGCGCGCATCCAGAAGACCATGCCGGTCACGAACGCCACGGCCAGCAGCGACATCCCGCCGCCGAACGCCTCCTGCTGCTCGAAGGTCATGGTGGCCGCGGTGAACGAGACGACCGCGCCGAACACGACCGACAGCGCGACGGCCGCGGCCACGCCCAGCCAGACCTGCGGCAGCCGCGACCGGCGGTCGGTCCTGACCAGGAAGGCGACCAGGATGCTGACGACCAGGGCGGCTTCCAGGCCCTCGCGCAACCCGATCAGCCCGTTGCTGAGCAGCACGGCGGCTCCCCGGGAAGAAGTTAGATGAGGCTCACCGAATTTAGGCAAGGCTGGGCTCTCTCGTCCAGCACACAAACGAGGTCAAATGTGGTAATGGGGACAAGAGCCCCAAATTGCTCCGTGATCCAGCCCTCGGCGGCACGTAGCCTGGGTTCGTGGTAGTCCCGCCCCCGTCGAAGACGAAGCCCGGGCCGCGCGCCCGCGGTCGCGCCGGCGAAGTCGTCGGGCGCCTGTTCCTGGTGCTGCTCCTGCTCGCCGTCGCGGCCGGCGGCGCCTGGGCGCTGGGCCGGTTCAACCGCCCCGGCCCGCGCGAGGCCGCCGACCCGCCGTTCCCGGTGCCGTTCCTGGAGGTCGAGCCGGGTGCCGCCGCACCGGGTTCGGGCGGCCGGGTGCCCGCGGCCGGCCCGGCCACCGCGGACCCCCTGGTGGAGTGGGCGTCCTCCCTGGCGGCGGAGATCGACGTCCCGGCCCGCGCGCTGCGCGCCTACGCCACCGCCGACCTGGCCATGCGCGCCCAGCAGCCGGGGTGCCGGATCTCCTGGGCGACCCTGGCGGGCATCGGCCGCGTCGAGTCCTTCCACGGCACCATCGGCGGCCTGGAGCTCGGCGAGGACGGCCGCCCGTCCCGCCCGATCATCGGCATCCCGCTCGACGGCTCGCCGGGGGTCAAGGCGATCCCCGACTCCGACGGCGGCCGGCTGGACGAGGACACGCGGTGGGACCGGGCCGTGGGGCCGATGCAGTTCATCCCCACCACGTGGGCGCGCTACGCGGTCCGCGCCAACGGCGACGGAAACAGCCCGGACCCGCAGAACATCGACGACGCCGCCCTGGCCGCCGCCCGGTACCTGTGCTCGGGCGGGCGCGACCTGGGCACCGGCGCAGGCTGGTGGGCGGCCGTGCTGGACTACAACGCCTCGACCGAGTACGGGCAGAAGGTGTTCAGCGGGGCCGAGGCGTACGCCCGCGCGAGCACCGGGACCTGACCGCGGGCACCGGGCCGACCGCGGGCACCGGCACCGGACGCCGCCGAAGAGCCCTCAGCGGTCCCGCTCGACCGCCAACCGGGCGCTCAGCTCGCCCAACGCCTCCTGGTACTCCGGCGTCGGGTTCATCGCCGCCGCCATCCGGAACTGCGCCAGCGCCTCCGGCAACCGGCTCTGCCGCTGCAGCGTCCGCCCCAGCGCGAACCGCGCGTAGTGGTCGCTCGGGTCGAGCTCCAGCACCTTGCGGAAAGCCGCCTCGGCCCGCTTGAGCTGCGCCGACCCCAGGTACGCCCGGCCCGCGAGCAGCTGCACACCAGCCTGCTCCGGTGCCGCTTCGAGCACGACGGCCAGCTCGCGCAACGCCTCCAGCGGTCGGCGTTGCGCGAGCAGCGCCTCGGCCCGGCGGAACGCCTCGAAGGTGCCGTCTGTCATGGTCCGATCAACGCTACCCGCGCACCCGCCCGGCGTACGACAGCCGACCGGATGACGGGAAACGCGTCTCACCCGAGCAGAGCGTGGTGGAGCCGGTCCAGCACCGGCCGGATCGAGCCGGGTTCCTCCACGTGGGCGTTGTGACCCACCCCGGCCAGCACCATTCCACCCGGCTGGGCCGCCAGCAGGTCCCCGGGCGGGCACATGGGGTCGTCCTCGCCCGCCGCGAGCAGCACCGGGCAGCGGGCCGCGGCGAGCAGCCCGTCCACATCCGGGGCGCCCACCCCGAACGCCGCCGGGTCGAGCGCCGCCCGCCACCCGTCGGGCGTCTCGACCACCCCGTCCTCCAGCGGCACGCCGGCCAGCTTCGCCGCCCACCCCGAAGCTTCGGCCCGCGTCGGGAACACCCTCGGCGGCTTCGCGGCGAGCCCGGCGGCGCGGGCCAGTTCACCCTCCGTCCACCGCAGCTTCACCCCGAGCCCGGCGGCGGCGCGCACGTCCACGCCGAACCACCCGCTCGCCAGCGCCAGGGCGACCACCCCGCCGAGGGAGTGCCCGAGCACGGCGACCGGCCCGGCGGGCACCACCGACGCCACCGCGGCCGCCAGCGAGCCGAACGAGTACCGGCCCAGCGGCGCCGACCGCCCGTGCCCCGGCAGGTCCACGACCAGCCACGACCCGGGCCACGACCCGACCGCGCCGCGCCACGCCGAACCGGTCGCGCCCAGCCCGTGCAGCAGCACCAGCAGGGGGCCCTCGCCACCCCGGGAAACGTGAACCAAGGCTTAACCTCCCCTGAACGCGGCCGTCACGGCGGAGCCGCGGCCGTCCCACACCTTGCACCAACTAGGCTCGTCACCGATACAGAAGATGGTCTGACGAGGGAGCGCACGTGGCGGTCATCGAGCAGGTCGGCGCCCGCGAGATCCTGGACTCGCGAGGCAACCCCACCGTCGAGGTAGAGGTGGCGCTGGACGACGGCACGCTGGAGCGCGCCGCGGTGCCGTCGGGTGCCTCGACCGGTGAGCACGAGGCGGTGGAGCTGAGGGACGGCGACGCCAAGCGCTACCTGGGCAAGGGCGTCGAGCGGGCGGTCGCCGCCGTGCTCGACGAGATCGGCCCGGAGCTGGTCGGCATCGAGGCCGTCGAGCAGCGGGTGGTGGACCAGAAGCTGGTCGACCTCGACGGCACCCCGGACAAGTCCCGCCTGGGCGCGAACGCCATCCTGGGCGTGTCGCTGGCCGTGGCGAAGGCGGCGGCCGAGTCCAGCGGCCTGGAGCTGTTCCGCTACATCGGCGGCCCGAACGCGCACGTCCTGCCGGTGCCGATGCTGAACATCCTCAACGGCGGCGCGCACGCCGACACCGAGGTGGACATCCAGGAGTTCATGATCGCGCCGATCGGCGCGGAGAGCTTCCGCGAGGCCCTGCGCTGGGGCGCCGAGGTCTACCACTCGCTGAAGTCGGTGCTGAAGTCCAAGGGCCTGGGCACCGGCCTGGGCGACGAGGGCGGCTTCGCGCCCGCCCTGTCGAGCAACCGCGACGCGCTGGACCTGATCCTCCAGGCGATCGAGAAGGCCGGCTACGCGCCCGGCCGCGACATCGCGCTGGCCCTGGACGTGGCGGCCACCGAGTTCTTCTCCGACGGCGCCTACACCTTCGAGAAGAACAAGCGCAGCGCCGAGCAGATGACCGGCTACTACACCGAGCTGGTCAACGCCTACCCGCTGGTGTCGATCGAGGACCCGCTGTCCGAGGACGACTGGGACGGCTGGGTGCAGCTGACCGCCGAGCTGGGCGAGAAGGTCCAGATCGTCGGCGACGACCTGTTCGTGACCAACCCGGAGCGGCTGGAGGAGGGCATCTCCCGCCGCGCGGCCAACGCGCTGCTGGTGAAGGTCAACCAGATCGGCACGCTGTCGGAGACGCTGGACGCGGTGGCCCTGGCCACCTCCTACGGCTACAAGTCGATGATGTCCCACCGGTCCGGCGAGACCGAGGACACCACCATCGCCGACCTCGCGGTGGCCGTCGGCGCGGGCCAGATCAAGACCGGCGCCCCCGCCCGCGGCGAGCGCACCGCGAAGTACAACCAGCTCCTGCGCATCGAGGAGGCCCTGGGCGACGCCGCGCGCTACGCCGGCGACCTGGCCTTCCCGCGGTTCACGCCGGAGGGCTGATGACACCCCGGGACCGGGACCCCCGCCGCGGCCGCGACGCCGCGCGGGGGGCCCGGCCTGCCCGGAAGCGGGCCCGCGCGGGCGTGCCGGCCGAGGGCGGGTCGACGGCGCGGCCGCAGCAGCGGCGGCCGCAGTCCAGGGCCCGGACCAGGGCGGGCGCCGGCACGGGCGGCGCGTTCGGCATGACCGGCACGCGCCGCGCGGCGCTGCTGGCCATGGTCGTGTGCGCGCTGGCGCTGAGCATCGCGGTGCCCCTGCGGACCTACCTGGCCCAGCGCGAGGAGCTGCGCGAGGTCAACGCCTCGCAGGAGACGCTGCGCGCCGAGGTGGCGCGGTTGGAGCAGCGCAAGCGGGAGCTGGCCGACCCGGCGCACGTGGAGGCCGAGGCGCGGCGCAGGCTGCACTACGTGCGGCCCGGTGAGACGCCCTACGTGGTGCAGCTGCCCGGCGACGCGGAGCGCGAACTGGAAGAGCGGCGACCGGCGACCGAGCCGGCCGAGGACAAGGCGTGGTACGAGCAGTTGTGGGATTCGGTGGCGGCGCGATGACGCAGGTGAGCGACGAGGACCGGGCGGCGGTCGCGGCCCAGCTGGGGCGCACCCCGCGCGGCATGCGGGCGGTCGCCGCGCGGTGCCCGGGCGGGCACCCGGCGGTCGTGCGGACCAACCCCCGGCTGGAGGACGGCACGCCGTTCCCGACCCTGTACTACCTGACCTGCCCGCGGCTGACGTCGCTGGTCAGCAGGCTGGAGAGCGCCGGGGTGATGAGGGAGATGACCGACCGGCTGGCCGTGGACGAGGAGCTGGCCGGGCGCTACCTGCGGGCCCACGAGCTGTACCTGGCCGAGCGGGACGCGATCGAACCGCTCGGCACCACCGTCACCGCGGGGGGCATGCCGGGGCGGGTCAAGTGCCTGCACGTGCACGTGGCGCACTCGCTGGCCGCCGGCCGCGGCGTCAACCCGTTCGGCGACGAGGCCCTGGACCTGCTGGCCGACGAGTGGCCGGCCGGGGATTGCGCGTCAAAGGTGAAAAACTGACCGTAGGGGCAGTTCTCCGGACACAAAGCCGGCCCACGGCCGTGACACCGCCGTTCGGATCAGGCAGGCTGGGTCACGGGCCGGGTGACGATGCGATGGGGAGTTCGTGGCTGTGCCGAAGTCCAAGCGACGGGTCAAGAAGCGGGCGAGGGCCCACCCGGGGACGATGACGCCGCGGCAGTGGGGCTTCGCCTCGGCGGCGATCGGCGCCATGCTCGTGCCCACCCTCCTGCACGGCTCCCTCCCGCTGGACTGGGTCCCCCTCTCCGGCGACACCGACATCGAGGCCGTCCCGCCCGGTCCCGGCGACGTGCTCGGCACGCTCGCGCTGGAGGACAGCGGGGCGCTGGGCGCGGGCGGGCGGCTGCCCGAGACCGACGAGCTGAGCGCGTCCCTGCTGGCCGACGCGGACGACCCGGCCGGGTTCGAGGACGACCTGCCCCCGCTGGACGGCGGCTTCCTGCGCGAGGGCCAGCACGGCATCCCGGGCGTCATGCTCGACGCCTACATGCGGGCGGCCGACCGGCTGGCCGAGACCACCCCCGCCTGCAACCTGGACTGGCCCCTGCTGGCGGGCATCGGCCGCATCGAGTCCGGCCACGCCCGCGGCGGCCGGGTGAACGAGAACGGCGACACGGTCGACCCGATCCTGGGCCCGGTGCTCAACGGCGCGCCGGGCGTGGCCGCGATCCGCGACACCGACGGCGGCCGGTTCGACCGCGACACCACGTGGGACCGCGCGGTCGGGCCGATGCAGTTCATCCCGTCCACGTGGGCCGGCTACGCGGCCGACGGCAACGAGGACGGCAAGAGCGACCCGAACAACATCTACGACGCCACCATCGGCGCGGGCAACTACCTGTGCGCGGGCGGCGGCGACCTGGCCGAGCCGGAGGCGCGGGCCCGCGCGGTGTTCCGGTACAACCACTCGAACGAGTACGTGGCGACGGTGCTCTACTGGGCGGACGTGTACGCCAACGGCGTGCCGGTGCTGCCCGACCTGGTCGGCTCGGACGAGGACTTCGGGTCGGACTACGACGAGGGCGACACGCCGGTCGGCGCCTCGCCGCCGGGGTCGCCGAACCAGCCGGGCACGACCACCAACCCGCCGTCGTCCAACCCCTCCTCGTCGAACCCGACCACCTCGTCGAGGCCGCCGGGCACCACGATCACCCTGATCCCGACGAGCCCGACCAGCCCGACGACCACGCCGCCGTGCCCGACGCCGACCACCGGGACGACGCCGACGAGCACGAGCACCACGACGCCCACGACGACCCCCGAGGTCCCGCCGGGCTGCCCGACGCCCACCACGACCACCACGACCACCACGACGACGACGACCACCGCCGCGCAGAGCCCGGTCGAGACCACGGCCACCGCGCCCGGCTCCAGCCCGGCGTCCCCGGGCTCGACGTCGTCCTCCGGTTCGTCGGTCGGCTCCTCGTGGCCGACGACCAGTTCGTCGATGCGCCCGGTCTGAGGTTCCCCGGGGCGGGGTCCCGCTCCGGTCCTCCGACGTAGACTGCGCGCGAGTCCACCGGCGGAGGGGTGTTGGCATGGCGCGCGTGGCCGCGATCGACTGCGGGACGAACTCGATCCGGCTCCTGGTCGCCGACGTGACCACTTCGGACGGTGGCGGGCGCTGGTTGCGCGACGTGCACCGGGAGATGCGGGTCGTGCGGCTGGGGCAGGGCGTGGACGCGACCGGCGAGCTGCACCCGGACGCCGTCGCCCGCACCCGCGCCGCGCTCGTGGACTACACGAACGTGTTGCGCCGCAAGGGGGCCGAGCGGGTGCGGATGGTCGCCACCTCGGCCACCCGCGACGCGGCCAACAAGGACGTGTTCTTCGACATGACCCGCGAGGTGCTGGGCGTCGAGGCCGAGGTCATCAGCGGTGACGAGGAGGCGCGGCTGTCGTTCACCGGCGCGGTGTCCGACCTGGACGCCGGGGAGGGGCCGTTCCTGGTCTCCGACATCGGCGGCGGGTCCACCGAGCTGGTGCTGGGCACGTGGGACGGGGTCCGCGGCGAGGTCGAGGCGGCCCGGTCGGTCGACATCGGGTGCGTGCGGCTCACCGAGCGGTGCCTGCACACCGACCCGCCGACCGGGCGGGAGGTGGACGAGGCCGTCCGCGTGACGCGGGAAGTGCTCCAGGGCGCGTTCGACGCGGTGCCCACCGAGCGGGCGCGGACGTGGATCGGGGTCGCCGGGACGGTGACCACCCTGGTCGCGGTGGCCAAGCGGCTGCCCAGCTACCAGCCGGACGAGGTCCACCTGGCCCGGTTGACCGTGGACCAGGTTCGGGAGACCACGGCCGCGCTGCTGGCCATGGGGCACGACGAGCGGGCCGCGCTGGGGCCGATGCACCCCGGTCGGGTGGACGTCATCTGCGGTGGGGCGCTGGTCGTGCGCACGCTGGCCGAGCACCTGGCGGAGCGGGGCGTGACCGAGCTGGTCGCCAGCGAGCACGACATCCTGGACGGGATCGCGTTCTCGCTGGCCTGAGGCGCCGTCCGCGCCGTCCCGCCGGGCGGCCGCGGCCGCCCGGCGGAATGGCCCGCGGGCAGTCGTGGCCTCAGCGGTTGGAGGCCGACTGGACGAACTCCGCCAGGTCCCTGGACTGCTGCACCCGGCTCGGCTCGTGGACGTACATCATGTGCCCGGCGGGGTAGTACGCCGACTCGATGTTGGCGTGCAGCTCCTCGGGGACGCGCAGGTGCGCCACCACGTGCTCGGCCGCGAAGTACGGCGTCGCGCCGTCGTAGTAGCCGTAGGCGATGTGGACCTTCAGGTGCGGGTTGGCGCGCATCGCCG
This portion of the Saccharothrix syringae genome encodes:
- a CDS encoding Ppx/GppA phosphatase family protein yields the protein MARVAAIDCGTNSIRLLVADVTTSDGGGRWLRDVHREMRVVRLGQGVDATGELHPDAVARTRAALVDYTNVLRRKGAERVRMVATSATRDAANKDVFFDMTREVLGVEAEVISGDEEARLSFTGAVSDLDAGEGPFLVSDIGGGSTELVLGTWDGVRGEVEAARSVDIGCVRLTERCLHTDPPTGREVDEAVRVTREVLQGAFDAVPTERARTWIGVAGTVTTLVAVAKRLPSYQPDEVHLARLTVDQVRETTAALLAMGHDERAALGPMHPGRVDVICGGALVVRTLAEHLAERGVTELVASEHDILDGIAFSLA
- a CDS encoding lytic transglycosylase domain-containing protein, translating into MAVPKSKRRVKKRARAHPGTMTPRQWGFASAAIGAMLVPTLLHGSLPLDWVPLSGDTDIEAVPPGPGDVLGTLALEDSGALGAGGRLPETDELSASLLADADDPAGFEDDLPPLDGGFLREGQHGIPGVMLDAYMRAADRLAETTPACNLDWPLLAGIGRIESGHARGGRVNENGDTVDPILGPVLNGAPGVAAIRDTDGGRFDRDTTWDRAVGPMQFIPSTWAGYAADGNEDGKSDPNNIYDATIGAGNYLCAGGGDLAEPEARARAVFRYNHSNEYVATVLYWADVYANGVPVLPDLVGSDEDFGSDYDEGDTPVGASPPGSPNQPGTTTNPPSSNPSSSNPTTSSRPPGTTITLIPTSPTSPTTTPPCPTPTTGTTPTSTSTTTPTTTPEVPPGCPTPTTTTTTTTTTTTTAAQSPVETTATAPGSSPASPGSTSSSGSSVGSSWPTTSSSMRPV